The Drosophila suzukii chromosome X, CBGP_Dsuzu_IsoJpt1.0, whole genome shotgun sequence DNA window TCAGCCACCTGGCCCTGCATCTCACCCACCGACTGATGAGTATGATAGCCTTCATCTTCCTCGGCTGCAGTCAGTGGTTCGCCCTCAACTTGGGGTTCGCCCGCCGGGAGTGGAGCACTCGGAAGATCCAGTGGCTCAAGATCGCCACCCTGGGAGCCACCATTTCGGTGGCCGGATACGAGTTCCTCTGCCTCTCCAGGGACATCGTCCACCTGCTGCCCAGGAACTGGTTCACAGCCATCGGGCTGAATGTTAAGGATAGCCTTGATCTCGATTGATCTGTTTTGCTGATCAAGTTAATGCATAGAACTACAAATGCAGTATTTTGattgtaaatatttaattttattgttaaaatataatataatgatagtttaaaataggtaatttgtattattttatttttaattaacagCTTATTTATAAGGATATTGAATGTAAATTGCAGAATTGCAAATATTCCATAATACAaaagtatacatatatatttattccaTTAAGGGCCGGTTTATCGAGCCGCTGACAAAATCCCTTATAGCTATCTGAACAAAAAAGGTCAAAGACCAGAAAAACTTGTCGTAAAAGCAAATCGGTTTTCTTGACTCTTAACTTATCTATACGAGAAACAATGACTAAGTGCTGTTAATCACAAAATTGAGCTGTTCCAGTACAGGTCTTGATTTAATTATTGCATTAGCTGTTTaggttttgtttgtttaaaattagaaattgTCATCTTAGTAGGATTTGTAAAATCAGCTGTCACTTTATCGAACCAAAAATTACTTAGCAGGGATCTGAGTCCCTGACTGGATTAGCTCTCTCATTGACGCTCGAGAAAACACAATTTCCTTAGCAAGGACTTTATCTGTCCGAGAAATCCGTCCTTAGTGGTAATACAAAATGAGTagtacaaataaatataaagcTTAAAGATGTTTTGAACGGCCATCTCAAGCCAACTTTCAAATGAACAATTTTCCTACTTGCAAATATATTAATGGTTTTAAAGCTTGTCCACAAGGGCTGTAAGAAACCGAAATGTACTATACTAAAAAtgaacccaaaaaaaatcacaaaTCTTTACTACTAATCAAAATGCTTTAAGTATGGATGTTTAATATTAACAAATAGGAAAGTATCTaagcagaaaatgaatttaCTTACTTAATTGTCCTAAAATCTCTAAAACTAATTATCATTATTTTAAACGGAATAATTCTACGAATATGTTGCAGATAACAAATGTTTTGCAAGTACAGCTAGTAATGCAAATTGATCAGTCTTTTCAGAAAAAAATTCTTTGGTGACCAATATAAAACGAGACTTAGGATAAAAAAATACttcaaaatcaaaaaaaataaaaaaaagttcttATAAACGGAACCCAGATATACCATGTTTTCTTTCTACGAATTTAATTGGTATAAAAATGTCTGGCCAGCTCGGCTAGAGTCTGCGACTCGATCGCATGTGAGCCATGAACCATCTTTCAGTCTTTCACCTGCAGAATTTCGCATTTGACCGGGCGCGAAGCCACTTTGCCAGCAAATTAATCACGAGAACAAAACCCTAATTCGGGGTCTATCAATCAGCGGTGCTTTAGCCCCATACCATCGCATCTACGAGGTATGGCTACCCCACCCATGGGAATCCACACGGGACATTGGGTATATGACCGGTGGCCGGGGATGGGATGCGACCACTTCGCATGCGTCGCTGACTCCGAGAGCAGGTCCATCGTAAGTTCGGATCGGATCGGCATCGGCCCTTGACTTCTTGACTTCTCGGGTTTCTAGCCAGTCTTCTGGTCTTCCAGTCTTCTGGTCTCTTGGGAGCCTGGGTTCTTTGCGTGTCTCTGATTGTTTTGTCATTAGCATGACCGGCGCGCTTTTTTGGGCCTTTGGTGATCTTCGACTTCTTGATTCGGCGACTGTTGATTTATTCAGCGCTCTTTCTTTTGTCCCGCCGGCGGGTCACTGACTCTCGTTTctatttttctattttttcaCCATATCTATTTTTTTGAAGACTTTTTTCCACAAATTTCGCCACTTGAAATTATGCCGACATCGACCGCAATTATGCCCAGTGTTCTTCTGGCCTGAGTGGGCTCTCTCTTTGTGTCTTTCGGTTGGGTTCTAGATTCTAGATTTTGGCCAGAACTTTTTCGCATAAAAACCTAATGCCGCCGCCGCAGATCGTACAGTTCTGTTTGGGCCTTGCTTACAATTAGGATCCGGTCGGCAGTAAATCTTTCATTTCTCTGTGCACTTTCAGTTGAGAAAAGTCTATAAACAAGATGTCCAAGTTGGGAGCTATCTTGGTGATGGGCCTGTGCCTGTTTGTGGCCTTGGCCTTGGCCGAGCCACGCCTACAACGGGGTCAGCAAGGGCGGGGTCAGCAGGTGCAGTTGCAGGGTCAGAGGTCGCAGCACCCCTACATCTTCCTGACCATTCCCAAGGGCCGCGCCAATGCCGGCGCTGTGGTTCAGGGCTTCGAGATCGTCGAAGAGGAGGACGACCAGGACCAGGATCTGCAGGATGACGACCATGAGCAGGAGCACGATGACGTTGAGGAGGACGATGACGAGGAACTGGAGCACCAGCTTGGCCTGAACTTTGCACGCAGCGGCTTGGTCTACCGGAAGAACCAGCCCATCGATGACGACCAGGATGATGACCAGGATCAGGTGCCGGTTCAGGTTCAGGCTCAGGTCCAGGGACAGGATCAGCTGGCCAAGAAGCAGATGATGGTGCAGCGGGACCAGGCTGGCGCCATCATGGTGCCCGATGGCATCATCGAGATCGAGGGCCAGAGCGTCCTGGACGAGAAGACCGGCAAGGCGGCCCTCCTGGTGCCCCGTGCCGCCCTGGACGCCATTCCCGATGGCGCCGTTGTGGCCCTGATGGAGCGATCCGCCTCCACCGGCGACGAAATCGAGGAGGAGCGCGCCAACCGCGTCGTGGTCCGCCGGCGCAAGAACAACGGACGCCGCAACATCCGTCGGCGGGGCATCAACACCAACAACGTCCGACGCCGCCGTCGTCCCGCCCAGCGTCGCCGTCGAGCGGGCGGCAACCGCAGGCGCAACGTGCGCGTCGGACGCCCCCAGGGCGGCAACCGGAGGCGTGGCAACCAGAGGCGCCGCGGCCAGGTCGTCCTCCAGGGTTGAGCTACAGGAAACGGCTGAGGTACCCGTCACCTCTTTCTATATAGTATTATAGTTAAGATCCACTCCCGATCAGGACACGAACTTTGAGACACTCGATAACGATGCGACAAATAAAATGTGatatgaaaaatatattttgttgtttgttaTGGGTCATGGGGAAGCCATGGtaaataaaagtaaagtaTATAAGTAAAAATTCTAGTTGCTTCCTGTTCCTTCATTCTATAGAGATTAATTGCTCCTCTGATATGATACATTTTTGCAAGTTTAGATTTTGTTAAAGATAGATTTTGTAACATATTTTGTTATACTAAAGCAAGGTGTTTAAACTTATGACACGAACTTTGAGGCACTTCATTACGATGCGATTAATAAAATGtgataagaaaaatatattctgTGGATTTTTATGGGTCTATTATATGGGGGAAGCAATGGTTAATACAAGTAAATTACAGTAGGCTTATTACTTTGCCTATGAAATTGCAACTCCTTCCTATTCCTTCATATTTTAATGACTAATTTTTCCACTGATATAATACATTTCTACAACTTTCGATTTTTTATAGATATATTTTGTAACACATTTTTATACTAATATGTAATATgtaaatttataatatttgtaGTGAAGATCCACTCTCGAACAGGACACCAACTTTTAGACACTCGATAGCGATGCgacaaataaaatgtaaaaaaaataaattttttttttgctttttattGGAATTGAGTTGATGGTTATTCATTGATCTGAATAAGATTCCATCATCCtctacaaatatttatatcctTAAGTTTGCCATTGATTTGTTGAATAATATTCTTCTGAGATTATCATTTCGCATTCGAAATTCGTATAAAATCAATtcttctatatattttaatattatacaaaagggataaataaaaaaaaacacttatACTCTGGGAATACTAATTTTTCTTACTTGATGATTGatattttatgaattttttacATTCTTGGTTTTTATATTGTGGTCCAAGCGGTTAGACAACCGCTAAGCTGACAACCACAGATAACCAAATTTACACTATTTCCATTACAGTGAAAATAAACATTTACTGGGTACTCCCCAAGCAGAAAATTTCAGCAATTGAGAGAACAACCCTAAATGGTTCCTGTTGAACTTTCAAACAGTTGTGACGACAGAAGAACTAAAATAGtctttttaaattgattttaaaataaatattgctTACTGGTGCGCCCACGAAGGGCGAGAAGAAGCGCAGAAAGAGTTCCAAGGGTCTTGACAGGTAGGAACGGAGCAGATAATTTACTTTATGGCTTCACAGCCAGATTGTTTTCCGTACTTACACATTGGTTTTCTgatatttatttcatatatttAGGGCTTAAGTGCATGGAGAAGGTCCATTAGGTCATTCTGGTAAGCCATCTtagtaaattaaatatataattgatttttttaacCCCATTTTAGTGCCCCAATTTCAGAACCATTGCCCGACCCTTTTTGTCTTGAAGGTGTAGTATTGCATTTTGGCATCAAGGGGACATCCGACAAAGAGCTCATGCCACCCCC harbors:
- the LOC108019056 gene encoding uncharacterized protein; the encoded protein is MSKLGAILVMGLCLFVALALAEPRLQRGQQGRGQQVQLQGQRSQHPYIFLTIPKGRANAGAVVQGFEIVEEEDDQDQDLQDDDHEQEHDDVEEDDDEELEHQLGLNFARSGLVYRKNQPIDDDQDDDQDQVPVQVQAQVQGQDQLAKKQMMVQRDQAGAIMVPDGIIEIEGQSVLDEKTGKAALLVPRAALDAIPDGAVVALMERSASTGDEIEEERANRVVVRRRKNNGRRNIRRRGINTNNVRRRRRPAQRRRRAGGNRRRNVRVGRPQGGNRRRGNQRRRGQVVLQG